A stretch of Manis javanica isolate MJ-LG chromosome 1, MJ_LKY, whole genome shotgun sequence DNA encodes these proteins:
- the CEBPZOS gene encoding protein CEBPZOS isoform X1: protein MDRMARTMEPLAKKIFKGVLLAELVGIFGAYCLFNKMNTSQDFRQTMSKKFPFILEVYYKSIEQAGMYGIRQQDQEKWLNSKK from the exons ATGGACAG GATGGCTCGCACTATGGAACCACTGGCAAAGAAGATCTTTAAAGGAGTCTTACTAGCTGAACTTGTGGGCATTTTTGGAGCATACTGTTTGTTTAATAAGATGAACACAAGTCAAG ATTTCAGGCAAACAATGAGCAAGAAATTTCCCTTCATCTTGGAAG tttattACAAATCCATTGAACAGGCTGGAATGTATGGAATCAGACAGCAAGATCAAGAAAAATGGTTGAACAGCAAAAAGTAG
- the CEBPZOS gene encoding protein CEBPZOS isoform X2 has product MARTMEPLAKKIFKGVLLAELVGIFGAYCLFNKMNTSQDFRQTMSKKFPFILEVYYKSIEQAGMYGIRQQDQEKWLNSKK; this is encoded by the exons ATGGCTCGCACTATGGAACCACTGGCAAAGAAGATCTTTAAAGGAGTCTTACTAGCTGAACTTGTGGGCATTTTTGGAGCATACTGTTTGTTTAATAAGATGAACACAAGTCAAG ATTTCAGGCAAACAATGAGCAAGAAATTTCCCTTCATCTTGGAAG tttattACAAATCCATTGAACAGGCTGGAATGTATGGAATCAGACAGCAAGATCAAGAAAAATGGTTGAACAGCAAAAAGTAG